From a single Candidatus Dependentiae bacterium genomic region:
- a CDS encoding ankyrin repeat domain-containing protein, which translates to MNNSVKGSSLFFIFVLLAQTTTTLPMALQTESRALELVFNDEPDILGLCLKETPLLTAYKYPEYEGKTLLHLAVDRKKIKMVQFLLQYGFDINAQDNEGKTPLHIAAFNDSPLLITYLLKLGANSLIKDKEDFTAYEYAVKHCQEATLNLIKAHEDILRARLKQEQDTAQQQHALQEARNQEIFVAVTQGKTKQALDLINLPGQDINIVDKDKYTPLHYAVMLKHYAIVGILLNHHALVDAENKYGVTPLMLAAQKGDEDALALLIDYGASSTEQAFLASILYNPITTQEKENAPKAIQLLADTLSKKQLLAQAFDNILNRENVEKLGEEKVVEGLERAQIALGNTYGESLTYQLNQACRTLRNAQLEKECPICFEVMKAGRAPVQLVCNHIVCNDCKKELHICPLCRQQL; encoded by the coding sequence ATGAATAATTCTGTTAAAGGATCCTCTTTATTTTTTATATTTGTACTATTAGCTCAAACAACAACCACACTACCTATGGCACTTCAAACTGAAAGTAGAGCATTAGAGTTAGTATTTAATGACGAACCTGATATATTAGGGCTCTGTTTAAAAGAAACACCACTACTTACTGCTTATAAATATCCAGAATATGAAGGTAAAACCTTGCTTCATTTAGCAGTTGATCGTAAAAAAATAAAAATGGTACAGTTTTTACTGCAATACGGTTTTGATATTAATGCCCAAGACAATGAAGGCAAAACACCTCTGCATATTGCAGCTTTTAATGATAGCCCCCTCTTAATAACATACCTTCTTAAATTAGGAGCTAATTCTTTAATTAAGGATAAAGAAGATTTTACTGCTTATGAATATGCAGTAAAACACTGCCAAGAAGCTACATTAAACTTAATAAAAGCCCATGAAGATATTCTACGCGCTCGTTTAAAGCAAGAACAAGATACGGCACAACAACAGCATGCACTCCAAGAAGCTCGTAATCAAGAAATATTTGTAGCAGTTACCCAAGGTAAAACAAAACAAGCGCTAGATTTAATTAACCTACCAGGACAAGATATTAACATAGTTGATAAAGATAAATATACTCCTCTCCACTACGCAGTAATGCTTAAGCATTATGCTATTGTAGGAATACTTTTAAATCATCATGCACTTGTTGATGCTGAAAATAAATATGGTGTTACACCTCTTATGTTGGCCGCACAAAAAGGGGATGAAGACGCACTTGCTTTACTTATTGATTATGGCGCATCCAGTACAGAGCAGGCTTTTTTAGCAAGTATTTTATATAACCCAATTACTACTCAAGAAAAAGAGAATGCTCCTAAAGCCATACAACTACTTGCTGATACTTTAAGCAAAAAACAGCTATTAGCACAAGCTTTTGATAACATATTAAATAGAGAAAATGTTGAAAAGTTAGGCGAAGAAAAAGTAGTAGAAGGCCTTGAAAGAGCACAAATAGCACTAGGCAATACCTATGGTGAATCTCTAACTTATCAGTTAAATCAAGCTTGTAGGACACTTAGAAATGCACAGCTTGAAAAAGAATGCCCTATTTGTTTTGAAGTTATGAAGGCTGGTAGAGCGCCTGTTCAATTGGTCTGTAATCACATTGTATGCAATGACTGTAAAAAAGAACT